Proteins from one Flavobacterium sp. N2038 genomic window:
- a CDS encoding DeoR/GlpR family DNA-binding transcription regulator, which produces MKKEERQKVILEYLSKEHRVTLQELSEYLNVSEDTIRRDVKELSDQGLLKAVRGGAVAPSPIPLHFRNREKHDLENKKIIAEKALPLLKDGQVVFIDGGTTSLALVASFPYDLKLTVITNSFPVAALIEDLPNIDLIFAGGKMCKTSFTTASIETIDFFRNFRADICILGICSIHHERGVTGILHDDSQIKRNMIQNSNFIIALSSIEKVGTAESYFVCPIKDINVLVTNISPEEESLKAYKKAGVTIV; this is translated from the coding sequence ATGAAAAAAGAAGAACGTCAAAAAGTAATTTTAGAATACTTATCAAAAGAACACAGAGTTACTTTACAGGAACTTAGTGAGTATTTAAATGTCTCTGAAGACACTATTAGACGGGACGTAAAAGAACTTTCAGATCAAGGTTTGCTAAAAGCAGTTAGAGGTGGCGCGGTTGCACCATCACCAATTCCACTGCATTTTAGAAACCGGGAAAAGCACGATCTTGAAAACAAAAAAATTATTGCAGAAAAAGCCCTTCCGTTACTAAAAGACGGACAAGTTGTGTTTATTGACGGAGGAACTACTTCTTTGGCTTTAGTTGCCAGTTTTCCCTATGATTTAAAACTAACCGTTATAACAAATAGTTTTCCTGTTGCAGCATTGATAGAAGATTTGCCCAATATTGATTTGATTTTTGCAGGAGGAAAAATGTGCAAAACCTCTTTTACAACTGCCAGTATTGAGACAATAGATTTCTTTAGAAATTTTAGAGCAGATATTTGTATTCTGGGAATTTGCAGTATACACCATGAACGAGGTGTTACGGGGATTTTGCATGACGATTCACAAATTAAAAGAAACATGATTCAAAATTCAAATTTTATTATCGCTTTAAGCTCTATTGAAAAAGTAGGAACCGCAGAATCCTATTTTGTCTGTCCAATTAAAGATATTAATGTTTTAGTAACCAATATTTCTCCTGAAGAAGAGTCTCTAAAAGCATACAAAAAAGCTGGGGTTACTATTGTTTAA
- a CDS encoding 5' nucleotidase, NT5C type: MKKKTIAVDMDGVLADIESQLIEHYNKANGTKLTKDSIQGLSEENAFKDRSLLFEILNKDNFFRTLPVMPDAVESLRELQKNFEIFIVSAATEFPVSLAEKVAWLGEHFPFIKWENIVLCGSKRIINTDYLIDDHCKNLDYCMGKPIMFTAFHNVNQTHHLRVNNWKEAVAVLNETL; this comes from the coding sequence ATGAAAAAGAAAACTATTGCCGTTGACATGGATGGCGTACTTGCCGATATAGAATCACAATTAATTGAACATTATAATAAAGCAAACGGAACAAAACTGACGAAAGACAGTATTCAGGGTTTAAGCGAGGAGAATGCTTTTAAAGACAGAAGTTTATTATTTGAAATTTTAAATAAGGATAATTTTTTTAGAACCTTGCCCGTTATGCCCGATGCTGTTGAAAGTCTGCGTGAGTTACAAAAGAATTTTGAGATTTTTATTGTTTCTGCCGCAACAGAATTTCCGGTTTCTCTTGCTGAGAAAGTGGCCTGGCTTGGCGAACACTTCCCTTTTATTAAATGGGAAAATATTGTTTTATGTGGTAGCAAAAGAATCATCAATACCGATTATTTAATCGATGATCACTGTAAAAATTTAGACTACTGCATGGGTAAACCTATTATGTTTACAGCATTTCATAACGTAAACCAAACACATCATTTAAGAGTAAATAACTGGAAAGAAGCGGTTGCCGTTTTAAACGAAACATTATAA
- a CDS encoding tetratricopeptide repeat-containing sensor histidine kinase, whose translation MLRSPFFYFIIALSLFSCKEKKAITTNTESLRKEAISLRDKGDENYKKQNLNTAFYELTKSKQLYETLKDSINIGYCLIQMALVQQVSGDYYGSKETVTEALPYAKKDKDYLSCINNTLGIADKELSLYNDAIFYYKESVKQSRNLEEKQYPLNNIAAVYMQQKKYDEAITLLKFLLESPASKKILLDKTKAAKKSRFQDNLGYAYFKKGLDQKGFDLMSEGLQTRKEINDTYGSIESYLHLADYYAKKDVQKSDKNALEAYKAATKLNSVDERLEALQILISNNNDPHTSKYTQHYFTLNDSIIKVRNNFKNKFAKIKYDSKKEKEENVKLRLEKAENRLSLQRAKYLRIVFVIAFAFFVVLIVVLIRYYKNKNKAIEFKSSYDTETRIAKKLHDELANDVFQVIAFAESQPLAKENSKENLLQKLDDIYERVRGISKENNKVDLGIAFTKSIKEMFSAYNTSKRNIIVTNLESIDWEIIDDIKKITIGRVLQELMVNMKKHSKAALVGIKFETDQKSILINYTDNGVGCEKTEIAKNGLQNIENRIQAVKGTIVFDTEPDKGFKAKISIPK comes from the coding sequence ATGTTACGGTCCCCGTTTTTTTATTTTATTATTGCTCTTTCTCTTTTTTCCTGTAAAGAAAAAAAGGCCATTACTACTAACACTGAATCTTTACGAAAAGAGGCAATTAGTTTACGAGACAAAGGAGATGAAAATTATAAAAAACAAAACTTAAACACCGCATTTTACGAACTTACCAAATCAAAACAACTTTATGAAACTTTAAAAGACAGTATCAATATTGGGTACTGCCTTATTCAAATGGCATTAGTTCAACAAGTCAGTGGTGACTATTATGGCAGTAAGGAGACTGTGACTGAAGCATTACCATATGCTAAAAAAGATAAAGATTATTTAAGTTGTATAAATAATACATTAGGTATTGCCGATAAAGAACTTTCTCTTTACAATGATGCCATTTTTTACTATAAAGAATCCGTTAAGCAATCTCGAAATCTTGAAGAAAAGCAGTACCCTTTAAACAATATTGCGGCTGTCTATATGCAACAAAAAAAATATGACGAAGCAATTACTCTTTTAAAATTTCTTCTAGAATCTCCTGCAAGTAAAAAAATATTATTAGACAAAACTAAAGCAGCTAAAAAATCCAGATTTCAAGATAACTTAGGTTATGCTTATTTTAAGAAAGGATTGGATCAAAAAGGATTTGATTTAATGAGTGAAGGTCTTCAGACAAGAAAAGAAATTAATGATACTTATGGAAGTATTGAAAGCTATCTGCATCTTGCCGATTATTATGCTAAAAAAGATGTTCAAAAATCAGATAAAAATGCTCTTGAGGCCTACAAAGCAGCTACAAAACTAAATAGCGTTGATGAAAGACTGGAAGCACTGCAAATTTTAATTTCAAACAATAACGACCCTCATACCAGCAAATATACACAGCATTACTTTACACTTAACGACAGTATTATTAAGGTTAGAAATAACTTTAAAAACAAGTTTGCCAAAATTAAATACGACTCTAAAAAGGAAAAAGAGGAGAACGTAAAGCTTCGTTTAGAGAAAGCAGAAAACCGTTTATCACTGCAAAGAGCCAAATATCTCCGAATTGTCTTTGTGATTGCTTTTGCTTTTTTTGTCGTTTTAATAGTTGTTTTAATACGCTATTATAAAAATAAAAATAAGGCCATCGAATTTAAAAGTTCGTATGATACCGAAACCCGGATTGCCAAAAAATTACATGATGAACTGGCAAATGATGTATTCCAAGTAATAGCTTTTGCCGAATCTCAGCCATTGGCCAAAGAAAACAGCAAGGAGAATCTTCTTCAAAAATTAGATGATATTTACGAACGTGTTAGAGGAATTTCTAAAGAAAATAATAAAGTTGATCTTGGCATCGCTTTTACAAAAAGTATAAAAGAAATGTTTTCTGCCTATAATACCAGCAAAAGAAATATTATTGTTACTAATTTAGAAAGTATAGACTGGGAAATTATTGACGACATAAAAAAGATTACCATTGGCAGGGTTTTACAAGAATTAATGGTAAATATGAAGAAACACAGTAAAGCAGCTCTTGTTGGAATAAAATTTGAAACTGATCAAAAATCAATCCTGATAAACTACACCGATAACGGAGTAGGTTGTGAAAAAACAGAGATTGCAAAAAATGGCCTCCAAAATATAGAAAACCGTATTCAGGCCGTTAAAGGAACTATTGTTTTTGACACGGAACCTGATAAAGGATTTAAAGCAAAGATTTCTATACCTAAATAA